The Bacteroidota bacterium region TTATGATGAAACGGGCAAACTGACTGAAGAAAAAAAATACGAATAGAAAAATTTACTCTATCAGCAATTTTTTAGCGCCCAATACACCTCCATTACTATCCAATCCAACCAAGGTATAAAGCCCTTTATTAGCAATAGTTACAGACAATATAACGTTTGGTTTCACTAAATAACTTCCAATAGCTTCTCCTAATATATTTAAAACTACAATATTCAGTTCTGTTGAATAGTTTGTTTTTATTGAAACAACTCCACTACTTGGATTTGGGAAAACAGTTATATCCTTTTGAAAATAATCGGTTACAGATAAATTAGCACCAACATTAATCGCAAAGTAAGAAGTATCTGCACAGGCACTATTGGAAGCAACTAGTGTTATAGTATATGAGCCAGGAGTAGTGTATGTGTGATTTGTGCTTGCTCCTAATTGGTTTGATGTTGCATCTCCAAAATTCCATAAGAAATTTATACCAACAGTATTAGCTGTTGCAGAGTAATTCAAATTTTGGGCTGCGTGTATAGAAGAAGGTATAGAGGCATTGGCATTCAAGATAAATAAGGATTTCAAATTTTTACTTGTTGAGCCATGTCTTGGGTTAATCGTACTCAATCCTGAACACCAAACACCGTCATTGTCAATAATAGTGGCACCGGCAACGGATGCCCCCAGAGATTTTGTTCTAAACTCAACTCGCTGAATGCCATTTGGCAACTTGTTGGGAATAATTGTAGCCCAGTAATAATCAATCGTATCAACATCTCTGTAATACTGTATGTAAGAGGAAATATTTTTCTGCACAATCCCATCCTTCTCAATTACTGCAATTGATATCGGCCGTCCCGAGCCAGCTGTATTGTCATATAACAAAGCAAAATCTTTTGTATTTAACAGTGTTCCAGTTACGCTATCTATCAAAGAAGAACACTGCAATGTATCACTTGCTACATTTCCAAAATTTACTACTCGTAC contains the following coding sequences:
- a CDS encoding PKD domain-containing protein, coding for MKKILLVAFIVIAAVATSQTISSAIVPQFIQGKSTTNNERVPFYFWAEISGLIPDTTYRYYTTIDTLNSSPSSNGAGNPILINALGNSFLRSTSLSVATLGNYDSLKTDSAGVYKGWFGLEPTGNDRFTPGKFVYPQININDGMGGNSVATRIKASSYLVRVVNFGNVASDTLQCSSLIDSVTGTLLNTKDFALLYDNTAGSGRPISIAVIEKDGIVQKNISSYIQYYRDVDTIDYYWATIIPNKLPNGIQRVEFRTKSLGASVAGATIIDNDGVWCSGLSTINPRHGSTSKNLKSLFILNANASIPSSIHAAQNLNYSATANTVGINFLWNFGDATSNQLGASTNHTYTTPGSYTITLVASNSACADTSYFAINVGANLSVTDYFQKDITVFPNPSSGVVSIKTNYSTELNIVVLNILGEAIGSYLVKPNVILSVTIANKGLYTLVGLDSNGGVLGAKKLLIE